The proteins below are encoded in one region of Gemmatimonas sp.:
- a CDS encoding HD domain-containing protein, producing the protein MTPTARFLVAVGQALAAMALYAMGHPARTRARERLRDALLHAIAEHGAVRLSFMEHDVISFTGVLSELRGWDWTGRFMGAGIGRLEVDAVPVPTDDDLEMLLEALHARLTAPAGAEFAPFAERGVRIGPLGVIAVIDDAEQVDLVDALAAATLSPETDCVRWIHDQVARQSIVPMAEVEAVIHGLAVAMHHDQRIVLPLLELKTQDQYTTTHSCNVAMLTMGLAEEVGLSSGDVRAIGTAALLHDIGKVRVSLDVLVKPGKLTDDEYAEMKRHTVEGARILSARGRGHALAAIVAYEHHVWENGQGGYPVFRYQRQCHYASRLVHVCDLYDALSTDRPYRKAWARHRTLDMLRGQSGVEVDSELVDAFIRLVERTGEQRQPLSETPQDDWNAALKRTAQDLTAPGTPVA; encoded by the coding sequence GTGACCCCCACCGCGCGCTTCCTCGTGGCCGTGGGGCAGGCACTCGCAGCCATGGCACTCTACGCCATGGGGCATCCCGCGCGCACCCGCGCGCGCGAACGGCTGCGCGACGCCCTGCTGCACGCCATTGCCGAACACGGAGCCGTCCGCCTGTCGTTCATGGAGCACGACGTGATCTCCTTCACTGGGGTGCTGTCGGAACTGCGAGGCTGGGACTGGACGGGCCGGTTCATGGGCGCCGGAATTGGCCGCCTCGAAGTGGATGCCGTGCCGGTGCCCACCGACGACGATCTCGAGATGCTACTCGAGGCGCTGCACGCACGTCTCACCGCACCGGCGGGTGCCGAATTCGCCCCTTTTGCCGAGCGCGGCGTGAGAATCGGCCCCCTTGGCGTCATCGCAGTAATTGACGACGCGGAGCAGGTCGATCTGGTGGACGCCCTCGCTGCAGCCACGCTCTCCCCGGAGACGGACTGCGTGCGCTGGATTCACGATCAGGTGGCACGCCAGAGTATCGTGCCCATGGCCGAGGTCGAGGCGGTGATTCACGGGCTGGCCGTGGCCATGCACCACGATCAGCGCATCGTGCTCCCGCTGCTCGAACTCAAGACCCAGGACCAGTACACCACCACGCACTCGTGCAACGTGGCCATGCTGACCATGGGTCTCGCGGAGGAAGTGGGGTTGAGCAGCGGTGATGTGCGCGCGATCGGTACGGCCGCGCTGCTGCACGACATCGGCAAGGTGCGCGTATCGCTGGACGTGCTGGTCAAACCCGGCAAGCTCACCGACGACGAGTATGCCGAGATGAAACGGCATACGGTAGAAGGCGCGCGCATCCTCTCCGCGCGCGGGCGCGGGCATGCCCTGGCCGCCATCGTTGCCTACGAACATCACGTGTGGGAGAATGGACAGGGTGGCTACCCCGTCTTCCGCTACCAGCGCCAGTGTCATTACGCGAGCCGCCTCGTGCATGTCTGCGACCTGTACGACGCCCTCAGTACCGATCGTCCCTATCGCAAGGCGTGGGCGCGCCACCGCACCCTCGACATGCTGCGTGGCCAGTCTGGAGTGGAAGTGGATAGTGAGCTGGTGGACGCCTTCATCCGGCTCGTGGAACGCACCGGTGAACAGCGACAGCCCCTATCGGAAACACCGCAGGATGACTGGAATGCTGCGCTCAAGCGTACCGCCCAGGACCTCACTGCCCCCGGCACGCCGGTCGCCTGA
- a CDS encoding HD domain-containing phosphohydrolase → MTTAAPSDTRPVVEWLLSLGQALSALALYGSDHPSQTASCARAHEKLQAALAVWPGMRITLLDDDLVVGRQVLIEMRRWELGGRLSRAGVQRIEVNGPLVSATSFTLFLDHLHRALLPAAAPLAQAIVLDGLQFGPVALLATTEADTLSSLAAAQDDADAPQLAQWLEDGLVEELDTFSWISAEVAATRRVPMREVETVIRSLSLAMQTEQDALLPLVKLKSVDQYTTVHACNVAMLSMGLAESLGFGSREVRAVGTAALLHDIGKVRLPAELLSHPGALSTREQEIMRTHPVEGARLLGERGAGNALAAIVAYEHHIWANGEGGYPGYTFPRRPHFVSRLVQVCDVYDALSTERPYRAAWPRARTLQHMRLQAGRELDYELLLAFFDLIDRAEQRRGSTD, encoded by the coding sequence ATGACCACCGCCGCACCGTCCGACACCCGCCCGGTGGTGGAGTGGCTGCTCAGCTTGGGGCAGGCGCTGTCGGCGCTGGCTTTGTATGGCAGCGACCATCCTTCACAGACGGCCAGCTGTGCGCGAGCGCACGAGAAGCTCCAGGCGGCGCTGGCGGTGTGGCCCGGCATGCGCATCACCCTGCTCGACGACGACCTGGTCGTGGGGCGACAGGTACTCATCGAGATGCGGCGGTGGGAGCTGGGTGGACGGCTCTCGCGTGCCGGCGTCCAGCGCATTGAAGTCAACGGCCCCCTCGTATCCGCGACGAGCTTCACGCTCTTTCTCGACCACCTGCACCGGGCGCTTCTACCGGCGGCCGCGCCGCTGGCGCAAGCCATCGTGCTTGACGGCCTGCAGTTCGGCCCGGTGGCGCTGCTGGCCACCACTGAAGCGGACACCCTTTCCTCGCTCGCCGCGGCACAGGACGACGCGGACGCCCCCCAGCTCGCGCAATGGCTGGAAGACGGACTGGTCGAGGAGCTCGACACCTTCAGCTGGATCTCGGCGGAGGTCGCCGCCACCCGCCGCGTCCCCATGCGGGAGGTGGAAACGGTCATCCGCAGCCTGTCGCTGGCCATGCAGACCGAGCAGGATGCATTGTTGCCCCTGGTGAAGCTGAAGTCGGTGGACCAGTACACCACCGTGCACGCCTGCAACGTGGCCATGCTGAGCATGGGCTTGGCCGAGTCGTTGGGGTTCGGGTCCAGGGAGGTGCGCGCGGTAGGAACGGCAGCGCTCCTGCACGATATCGGCAAGGTGCGGCTCCCCGCCGAGCTGCTGTCGCACCCGGGGGCACTCAGCACGAGGGAGCAGGAAATCATGCGCACGCATCCGGTGGAAGGGGCCCGTCTGCTGGGTGAGCGTGGCGCGGGGAACGCCCTCGCGGCCATCGTGGCCTATGAGCATCACATCTGGGCCAACGGCGAAGGCGGGTACCCGGGGTACACCTTTCCGCGGCGCCCGCACTTCGTGAGCCGGCTGGTGCAGGTGTGTGATGTCTACGATGCGCTGTCCACAGAGCGGCCGTACCGCGCCGCCTGGCCGCGCGCCCGCACGCTGCAGCACATGCGGCTCCAGGCAGGACGTGAGCTCGACTACGAGCTGCTGCTGGCGTTCTTCGACCTCATCGACCGCGCCGAACAGCGACGGGGTAGTACCGACTAG
- a CDS encoding cytochrome c biogenesis protein CcdA: MALLQIADVTAQLSGSPAAALPLLFGAGVLTSLTPCVYPMIPITAAIVGGQSSSEQLGVTTASKWRPLGLSMVYVVGLASVYAGLGLLAGLTGTMFGTVSANPWAYFTMANLLLIAGLSMLDVIPVRVPTALMQRAANAGTGGRVAGAFIMGAASGLVAAPCSAPVMAAVLTWVSTTRSALLGFTYLFTFSLGMCTLLVLVGISAGTLSRLPRAGAWMLTIKKLFAFVMIAMAEYYLVKMGQVYF; this comes from the coding sequence ATGGCCCTTCTCCAGATCGCCGACGTCACGGCTCAGCTTTCCGGCAGCCCCGCTGCCGCCCTTCCGCTCCTGTTCGGCGCGGGGGTTCTCACGAGCCTCACGCCGTGCGTGTACCCCATGATTCCCATCACCGCTGCCATTGTCGGCGGACAGTCATCATCGGAGCAGCTTGGCGTCACTACCGCGTCAAAGTGGCGACCGCTTGGCCTTTCGATGGTGTACGTGGTGGGACTCGCCAGCGTCTACGCCGGGCTCGGCCTGCTCGCCGGCCTCACCGGCACCATGTTCGGCACCGTGTCGGCCAATCCGTGGGCGTACTTCACCATGGCCAACCTGCTGCTCATTGCCGGCCTGTCCATGCTCGACGTCATCCCCGTGCGTGTGCCCACCGCGCTCATGCAGCGCGCCGCCAACGCCGGTACCGGCGGACGGGTCGCGGGCGCCTTCATCATGGGGGCCGCCTCCGGTCTCGTGGCAGCCCCCTGCTCCGCCCCCGTCATGGCCGCCGTGCTCACCTGGGTCTCCACGACCCGCTCGGCGCTGCTCGGCTTCACCTACCTCTTCACCTTCTCCCTCGGGATGTGCACGCTCCTCGTGCTCGTGGGGATCTCTGCCGGCACACTGTCGCGATTACCGCGCGCTGGTGCGTGGATGCTGACAATCAAGAAGCTGTTTGCCTTCGTCATGATCGCCATGGCCGAGTACTATTTGGTGAAGATGGGGCAGGTGTACTTCTAG
- a CDS encoding TlpA disulfide reductase family protein: MTTLFRTVRHAAILVAVAAAPALAQDLGIAVGEQAPGGPLETLAGQAVDLSTFLGKQQPTVIEFWATWCGNCKQLEPAMRAAHAAYGKTVRFVTVAVSVNQSVERVRAWQAANKMPGELLYDRKGTVSGAYDVPATSYVVIADKNGKIVYTGVGGTQNLTAAIKKAM; the protein is encoded by the coding sequence ATGACGACTCTGTTTCGCACCGTGCGCCACGCCGCCATCCTCGTGGCCGTGGCCGCCGCCCCTGCTCTGGCCCAGGATCTGGGCATCGCCGTGGGCGAACAGGCCCCGGGCGGCCCGCTCGAGACGCTCGCCGGTCAGGCCGTCGATCTGTCCACGTTCCTCGGCAAGCAACAGCCCACCGTGATCGAGTTCTGGGCCACCTGGTGCGGCAACTGCAAGCAACTCGAGCCCGCCATGCGGGCCGCGCACGCCGCGTACGGCAAGACCGTGCGCTTCGTCACGGTGGCCGTGTCGGTCAACCAGTCGGTCGAACGCGTCAGGGCCTGGCAAGCTGCCAACAAGATGCCCGGTGAACTGCTGTACGATCGCAAGGGCACCGTGAGCGGTGCCTATGACGTGCCTGCCACGAGCTACGTGGTCATTGCCGACAAGAACGGCAAGATCGTGTACACCGGCGTGGGCGGTACGCAGAATCTGACGGCGGCGATCAAGAAGGCCATGTAA
- a CDS encoding LacI family DNA-binding transcriptional regulator: MSTPQTPTIRDVAKAAGVSIATVSRVLNDAARVTEDTRHRVRAVVDKMGYAPHGGTRSVMVRRTRTLGVLLPELYGEFFSEFIRGIDETAKKHGFLTLVTSARREAHEIAAAVSNMRGRVDGFLAVSPSVAARATLAEVAERYPTVLVGAGSDVGDFAALSVNNFQGAATMMKHLLSLGHRRIVFLRGPAGQVDAGERLHAVREVANWYDDCDLIELAGEFRMDTAYEAVAQLLQSGERPDAIFAANDTMAIGAISAVRDADLRVPDDIAITGFDDTPMTRFLSPPLTTVRMPIYALGERAALRLIDTLRGGGTAVPANHEILPAQLVIRSSCGAARKMMEAADS, encoded by the coding sequence GTGAGTACTCCTCAGACGCCCACCATTCGCGACGTCGCCAAGGCAGCCGGTGTGTCCATCGCCACCGTGTCCCGCGTCCTCAACGACGCCGCCCGCGTCACCGAAGACACCCGGCACCGGGTGCGGGCAGTCGTCGACAAGATGGGCTATGCCCCCCACGGTGGCACCCGCAGCGTGATGGTCCGGCGCACGCGCACGTTGGGGGTCCTCCTGCCGGAGCTGTATGGCGAGTTCTTCTCCGAGTTCATACGCGGTATCGACGAGACCGCCAAGAAGCATGGCTTCCTGACGCTCGTCACCAGTGCCCGGCGGGAGGCCCACGAAATCGCCGCCGCCGTGAGCAACATGCGGGGGCGCGTCGACGGCTTCCTTGCGGTGTCGCCCTCGGTGGCCGCTCGCGCAACACTCGCCGAAGTGGCTGAACGCTATCCCACCGTCCTCGTGGGCGCCGGCAGCGATGTCGGCGACTTTGCCGCCCTGTCGGTGAACAACTTCCAGGGCGCCGCCACCATGATGAAACACCTCCTGTCGCTGGGGCATCGCCGCATCGTGTTTCTGCGCGGCCCGGCCGGTCAGGTGGATGCCGGAGAGCGCCTCCACGCCGTGCGGGAAGTGGCCAACTGGTACGACGACTGCGACCTCATCGAGCTGGCCGGCGAGTTCCGCATGGATACCGCCTACGAGGCGGTCGCGCAGCTGCTGCAGAGTGGCGAGCGTCCCGATGCGATCTTCGCCGCCAACGACACGATGGCCATCGGCGCCATCTCCGCGGTGCGCGACGCCGACCTGCGCGTCCCCGACGACATCGCCATTACGGGGTTCGACGATACGCCCATGACGCGCTTCCTGTCGCCACCGCTCACCACGGTGCGCATGCCCATCTACGCGCTCGGCGAGCGCGCCGCCCTGCGCCTCATCGACACGTTGCGCGGTGGCGGCACCGCGGTGCCGGCGAACCACGAAATCCTGCCGGCGCAGCTGGTCATCCGCTCCAGCTGCGGCGCGGCCCGCAAGATGATGGAGGCCGCCGACAGCTGA
- a CDS encoding glycerophosphodiester phosphodiesterase family protein, whose amino-acid sequence MPTAARPRAAFPHRPLIMMATALLGTATACTRPTATPAATFSGAARAFEIIGHRGAAGLAPENTLASFSRACAVGVDGIELDVHLSADEHVVVHHDYALHPDLTRDRAGAYSITEPRPLLRTLPLPALREYDVGRVRPTSESAARHPEQRAADGARIPTLDEVITLFLRDCAPPTRLVVEIKTDPTQPAVSAAPQQLVARTLDVLRARKVTNRTQIIAFDWRVAMLVHRDAPDMPTSILTGEGRTEKDGNTVQIGRVGASPWMGGLDVDDFGGSVPRAIRSAGGRNWSPNAASLTRERLVEAHRLGVRVYPYTVNDTTEMRRLLELGVDGITTDRPDLLRAVVSCDAAPTAPHPSFPCSARRSAR is encoded by the coding sequence ATGCCCACCGCCGCACGTCCCCGCGCTGCGTTTCCGCATCGCCCGCTCATCATGATGGCCACTGCCCTGCTGGGCACTGCCACGGCATGCACGCGCCCAACGGCCACACCGGCAGCCACGTTCTCCGGCGCCGCGCGCGCGTTCGAGATCATCGGCCATCGGGGCGCCGCAGGGCTCGCGCCGGAAAACACGCTCGCCTCCTTCTCCCGCGCCTGCGCGGTGGGAGTGGACGGTATCGAGCTGGACGTGCACCTGAGCGCCGACGAGCATGTCGTGGTGCACCACGATTACGCGTTGCACCCCGATCTCACGCGCGACCGAGCGGGCGCGTACAGCATCACGGAACCGCGCCCGCTCCTGCGCACCCTGCCGTTGCCGGCCCTGCGGGAGTACGACGTGGGACGGGTGCGCCCAACCAGCGAGTCCGCAGCGCGGCATCCGGAGCAGCGTGCCGCCGACGGGGCGCGTATTCCCACCCTCGACGAAGTCATCACGCTGTTCCTGCGTGATTGCGCACCGCCCACCCGCCTGGTGGTGGAGATCAAGACCGATCCCACCCAACCGGCCGTCAGTGCCGCGCCGCAGCAGCTGGTGGCGCGTACGCTCGACGTGCTGCGCGCGCGCAAGGTGACCAATCGCACACAGATCATCGCGTTCGATTGGCGCGTGGCCATGCTGGTGCATCGCGACGCGCCCGATATGCCCACGAGTATCCTCACCGGCGAAGGGCGCACCGAAAAGGACGGGAACACCGTGCAGATCGGCCGCGTCGGCGCATCGCCGTGGATGGGCGGGCTCGACGTGGATGATTTCGGTGGGTCGGTACCGCGTGCCATTCGCTCGGCCGGCGGCCGCAATTGGTCGCCGAACGCGGCGAGCCTCACCCGTGAGCGCCTCGTGGAGGCCCACCGGCTGGGGGTGCGTGTCTATCCCTACACGGTCAACGACACCACCGAGATGCGACGCCTGCTCGAGCTGGGCGTGGACGGCATCACGACCGATCGCCCCGATCTCCTGCGCGCGGTCGTCAGCTGCGACGCCGCGCCGACGGCACCACACCCGTCGTTTCCGTGCTCGGCTCGACGTAGCGCGCGTTGA
- a CDS encoding MGMT family protein, with amino-acid sequence MMMLDARASLFGHALAIKATYTRMNADVLAVVRSIPAGRLTTVDAISTFLGVPVRHVMFLLARRFDPDRESVPWHRVLAHRGAIGRVLFDASGRTQADLLADDGVTVGYRGRVAEFNARYVEPSTETTGVVPSARRRS; translated from the coding sequence ATGATGATGCTCGATGCGCGTGCCTCGCTGTTCGGCCACGCGCTCGCGATCAAGGCCACATACACGCGCATGAACGCCGACGTCCTGGCCGTGGTGCGCTCCATCCCAGCCGGTCGCCTCACCACGGTTGATGCGATCAGCACCTTCCTTGGGGTACCGGTGCGGCATGTCATGTTCCTGCTCGCGCGTCGCTTCGACCCCGATCGCGAGTCGGTACCCTGGCACCGGGTACTGGCGCATCGCGGGGCAATCGGCCGTGTGCTTTTCGACGCGTCCGGGCGGACGCAGGCCGACCTGCTGGCCGACGATGGGGTGACGGTGGGCTATCGTGGCCGCGTCGCGGAATTCAACGCGCGCTACGTCGAGCCGAGCACGGAAACGACGGGTGTGGTGCCGTCGGCGCGGCGTCGCAGCTGA
- a CDS encoding tRNA (cytidine(34)-2'-O)-methyltransferase has translation MSLHVVLVHPEIHWNTGNAGRTCLATGAVLHLIEPLGFSLGEREVKRAGLDYWAHVDLRVWKTWADFEAALPQFGDPWFFSARGRQPFWDAPLATGEGTVLVFGRETGGLPPALHERYAERFVTLPMSASPPIRSLNLSTSVGIAVYEALRQRRVTRT, from the coding sequence ATGTCACTTCACGTCGTGCTGGTCCACCCCGAAATTCACTGGAACACCGGCAACGCGGGGCGCACCTGCCTGGCGACCGGTGCGGTGCTCCATCTCATCGAACCGCTCGGCTTCTCCCTGGGTGAGCGCGAAGTGAAGCGCGCCGGGCTCGACTACTGGGCGCACGTGGATCTGCGTGTCTGGAAGACGTGGGCCGACTTCGAGGCGGCGCTGCCACAGTTCGGCGACCCCTGGTTCTTTTCCGCTCGCGGACGGCAGCCGTTCTGGGATGCGCCGCTGGCGACCGGCGAGGGCACGGTCCTGGTGTTCGGGCGCGAGACGGGCGGGTTGCCCCCCGCGCTGCACGAGCGCTACGCGGAACGCTTCGTGACGCTTCCCATGTCCGCCTCGCCACCCATCCGGTCGCTCAACCTGTCCACGAGCGTGGGCATTGCCGTATACGAGGCATTGCGCCAGCGGCGGGTGACACGGACCTAA
- a CDS encoding DCC1-like thiol-disulfide oxidoreductase family protein yields MNPPTIVFFDGLCGLCNGFVDFLLRHDRAHRLRFAPLQGATAAAYPGLPSGMDTVVVVHHGRVLLRTDAALLVLQQLGGLFALSRVLTAVPRTWRDAVYRVIARHRYRWFGRRAQCRLPAPHEALWFLP; encoded by the coding sequence GTGAATCCGCCCACCATCGTCTTTTTCGATGGCCTGTGTGGGCTGTGCAACGGCTTTGTCGATTTCCTGTTGCGGCACGATCGCGCGCACCGGTTGCGCTTTGCACCGCTGCAGGGCGCTACCGCGGCCGCGTACCCCGGCCTCCCGAGCGGCATGGACACTGTCGTGGTGGTGCACCACGGTCGTGTGCTGCTGCGCACCGATGCGGCGCTGCTCGTGCTCCAGCAACTCGGCGGCCTGTTTGCGTTGAGCCGCGTGCTCACTGCCGTCCCGCGGACGTGGCGCGATGCCGTGTACCGCGTGATTGCCCGGCATCGCTATCGCTGGTTCGGACGCCGCGCGCAGTGCCGCCTGCCTGCGCCGCACGAGGCCCTGTGGTTTCTCCCGTAG
- a CDS encoding pyridoxal-dependent decarboxylase gives MTDDAALEALALLEADTSLEAARPILALAADYLTGTRLGEGPVSTWHSAEVIAGRLQESMPRRSRPLADVARRLSSLLLEDVNRLAHPMYIGHQVSAPLPAAVWTDALISALNQSMAVREMSPSFTPLEHQVVEWMTDLLGWDSRAGGTMTSGGTEATFTALLAARRRAIPDVWSRGVGADPPVLVCGEHAHYAVARAAGNMGLGMERVVTVRSEAHRLSVPALRDTLATLRSRGERVMAVVATAGCTATGAFDDLDAVADACAEFGDRGEPLWLHVDAAHGGAALLSRTHAHRVRGIARARSVAWDPHKTLLLPLAAGLLLMREEHDLDAAFSQQAPYLFTPNDDARAWDMGPRSFQCSRRADVLKLWVAFERYGADALAALYDRLCHMAQTLYARLADHALFTPLHEPESNILCFAWNVPGVSPEERDALTNALRERYNRSGRGWITATALDGRRVLRITVMNARTDVSHIDALVDGLEAEAAYVLKHHR, from the coding sequence ATGACCGACGACGCGGCGCTCGAGGCACTGGCCCTGCTGGAAGCCGATACCTCCCTGGAGGCGGCGCGCCCGATTCTGGCGCTGGCCGCCGACTACCTGACCGGCACGCGCCTTGGGGAGGGGCCAGTCTCCACCTGGCATAGCGCCGAGGTCATCGCCGGCCGGTTGCAGGAGTCGATGCCGCGCCGGTCGCGCCCGTTGGCCGATGTGGCACGGCGGCTGTCGTCGTTGCTGCTGGAAGACGTGAACCGTCTGGCGCACCCCATGTACATCGGGCATCAGGTGTCGGCGCCCCTGCCGGCGGCCGTGTGGACGGATGCGCTGATCAGCGCGCTGAATCAGAGCATGGCGGTGCGGGAGATGTCTCCCTCCTTCACGCCGCTCGAGCATCAGGTCGTGGAGTGGATGACGGACCTGCTGGGTTGGGATTCGCGTGCGGGTGGTACCATGACGAGTGGCGGCACCGAGGCCACCTTCACCGCGCTGCTGGCCGCGCGCCGTCGCGCCATCCCCGACGTGTGGAGCCGCGGCGTGGGGGCCGATCCACCGGTGCTGGTGTGTGGTGAGCATGCGCATTACGCCGTGGCGCGCGCCGCCGGCAACATGGGGCTGGGCATGGAGCGGGTGGTGACGGTGCGCAGCGAGGCGCACCGCCTGAGCGTTCCGGCGCTGCGCGATACGCTGGCCACGTTGCGCTCCCGCGGGGAGCGCGTGATGGCCGTCGTGGCCACCGCCGGCTGCACCGCCACCGGGGCGTTCGATGATCTCGACGCGGTGGCCGATGCCTGCGCCGAGTTCGGCGATCGGGGCGAGCCGCTGTGGCTGCACGTAGACGCCGCACATGGCGGGGCGGCGCTGCTTTCACGCACGCACGCGCACCGGGTACGCGGGATCGCGCGCGCGCGATCGGTGGCCTGGGATCCGCACAAGACCCTGTTGCTGCCGCTCGCGGCGGGGCTGCTGCTCATGCGTGAGGAACACGACCTGGACGCCGCCTTCTCGCAGCAGGCTCCCTATCTGTTCACCCCGAACGACGACGCGCGCGCGTGGGACATGGGGCCGCGCAGCTTCCAGTGCTCACGGCGTGCCGATGTGCTCAAGCTGTGGGTGGCATTCGAACGCTACGGGGCCGATGCACTCGCGGCACTGTACGACCGACTCTGCCACATGGCGCAGACGCTGTACGCGCGCCTGGCCGACCATGCGCTGTTCACGCCGCTGCACGAGCCGGAAAGCAACATCCTGTGCTTTGCCTGGAACGTGCCGGGCGTGAGCCCCGAGGAGCGCGACGCGCTCACCAACGCGCTGCGTGAGCGCTACAATCGCAGCGGACGTGGGTGGATTACGGCCACCGCCCTCGACGGACGGCGCGTGCTGCGCATCACGGTGATGAACGCGCGGACCGACGTTTCGCACATCGACGCCCTCGTGGATGGGCTCGAAGCTGAGGCGGCCTACGTGCTCAAGCACCACCGCTGA